In Janthinobacterium sp. J1-1, a single genomic region encodes these proteins:
- a CDS encoding AI-2E family transporter, protein MPFAITAEQKQTAFWIAVWLALLLLLATLGPILTPFLAAAVLAYMLNPGVDRLQRLHYRRFHLPRPLAVLLVVMLFFLALTALVLIVVPVLQKEIPLLQVQIPQFLTKANELIAPKLRDLGIRVRLDGTGIKRMLSQQMATSGDEIWSTVLASARIGGTAVLGWLATVVLIPVVLFYLLLDWHPMLARIAGAVPRRWVGRTVAMAQEVDTLLAQYLRGQLLVMLVLAAYYSIALMIAGFEVALPVGIITGLLVFIPYLGFGLGLVLALIAALLQFADWSGVVAVAVIYGCGQVIEGFFLTPRLVGERIGLNPLAVIFALLAFGQLFGFVGVLLALPASAVLMVAFKHVRRHYLASSFYNA, encoded by the coding sequence ATGCCCTTTGCCATCACCGCCGAACAGAAGCAAACAGCATTTTGGATCGCGGTCTGGCTGGCATTGCTGCTGTTGCTGGCCACCCTGGGCCCCATCCTCACGCCTTTCCTGGCCGCCGCCGTGCTGGCCTATATGCTCAATCCGGGCGTGGACCGTTTGCAACGCTTGCATTACCGGCGCTTCCACTTGCCGCGTCCGCTGGCCGTGCTGCTGGTCGTCATGCTGTTTTTCCTGGCGCTCACGGCCCTGGTGCTGATCGTGGTGCCGGTGCTGCAAAAAGAAATCCCGCTGCTGCAGGTGCAGATCCCGCAATTTCTCACCAAGGCAAACGAACTGATCGCGCCCAAGCTGCGCGACCTGGGCATCCGCGTGCGCCTGGACGGCACCGGCATCAAACGCATGCTGAGCCAGCAGATGGCCACCAGCGGCGACGAGATCTGGAGCACGGTGCTGGCTTCGGCGCGCATCGGCGGCACGGCCGTGCTGGGCTGGCTGGCCACGGTGGTGCTGATTCCGGTGGTGCTGTTCTACCTGCTGCTGGACTGGCATCCGATGCTGGCGCGCATCGCCGGCGCCGTGCCGCGCCGCTGGGTCGGCCGCACGGTGGCCATGGCGCAGGAAGTCGACACCCTGCTGGCGCAATACCTGCGCGGCCAGCTGCTGGTGATGCTGGTGCTGGCCGCCTATTACTCGATCGCCCTGATGATCGCCGGCTTTGAAGTGGCGCTGCCGGTGGGCATCATCACCGGCTTGCTGGTGTTTATCCCCTACCTGGGTTTCGGCCTGGGCCTGGTGCTGGCGCTGATCGCCGCCCTGCTGCAGTTTGCCGACTGGAGCGGCGTGGTGGCGGTGGCCGTGATCTATGGCTGCGGCCAGGTCATCGAAGGCTTTTTCCTGACGCCGCGCCTGGTGGGCGAGCGCATTGGCTTGAATCCCCTGGCCGTGATCTTCGCCTTGCTGGCTTTCGGACAACTGTTCGGTTTCGTCGGCGTACTGCTCGCTTTGCCCGCTTCCGCTGTGTTAATGGTCGCTTTCAAGCATGTAAGACGCCATTACTTGGCCAGCAGCTTCTATAATGCGTGA
- the folK gene encoding 2-amino-4-hydroxy-6-hydroxymethyldihydropteridine diphosphokinase, whose protein sequence is MTQVTAYIGIGANLGDARANVADAIARLARLPGAQLVDASPSYRTAPIDSSGDDYINAVARIATTLAAEELLQALHAIEAQHGRERPYRNAPRTLDLDLLLYGEEQIASATLSVPHPRITERAFVLVPLLALAPAITVPGKGAASDYLASVADQAISQL, encoded by the coding sequence ATGACGCAGGTCACCGCTTATATCGGCATCGGCGCCAACCTGGGCGACGCGCGCGCCAACGTCGCCGATGCCATCGCGCGCCTGGCGCGCCTGCCCGGCGCACAGCTGGTCGACGCTTCGCCCAGCTACCGCACCGCGCCGATCGATTCCAGCGGCGACGACTATATCAACGCCGTGGCGCGCATTGCCACCACCTTGGCCGCCGAGGAACTGCTGCAGGCGCTGCACGCGATCGAAGCGCAACACGGCCGCGAGCGGCCCTACCGCAATGCGCCGCGCACGCTGGACCTGGACCTGCTGCTGTACGGCGAGGAACAGATCGCCAGCGCCACCTTGAGCGTGCCGCATCCGCGCATTACCGAACGCGCTTTCGTGCTGGTGCCGCTGCTGGCGCTGGCGCCCGCGATTACCGTGCCGGGCAAGGGCGCGGCCAGCGATTACCTGGCCAGCGTGGCGGACCAAGCCATCAGCCAGCTCTGA
- a CDS encoding HipA domain-containing protein: MQCHFQIFHDDAWHDCASLTLLEPAGGNPRTAALFEYDLDYAFFKLENGPVSLRFPVTAEMQKLAQWPAFIFDLIPQGSGRTYLLGQLQLADGPAADFPLACSGAFNPIGRVRIVEAVQYYSQHMNRHDKGKPLSGFSLDEIIGRGDAFNERMLMHSMLAAGSLGVQGAAPKYLLTTDHAGLWHADGALADQYAAAHFIVKRPRGKTASDAKVLKNEAAYMTVARAVGLRTEGQLRYQDDTLFIPRFDRRIRDGKVLRLHQESAASLAGIVGFEATPSQFVLLQALRAVVSDKTAETIEFLKRDILNLAMRNTDNHARNTAVQQVGAEVRLTPLFDFAPMYLDPDGIPRAARWYHPDTKKELHDWTTILATIGMLDVERQQIRLALYGFAQQLAALEQHMQEAGVDDDIIAFLRPHIAGQIEQLKALGEH, from the coding sequence ATGCAGTGCCATTTTCAAATTTTTCATGATGATGCGTGGCACGATTGCGCATCGCTGACTTTGCTTGAGCCAGCAGGTGGCAATCCACGTACAGCTGCCCTGTTCGAGTATGACCTCGATTATGCCTTCTTCAAGCTTGAGAATGGACCTGTGTCGCTGCGTTTTCCCGTCACGGCAGAGATGCAGAAGCTGGCGCAATGGCCAGCCTTTATCTTTGACCTGATTCCCCAGGGAAGTGGACGGACATATCTGCTTGGGCAGCTTCAACTGGCAGATGGCCCGGCTGCCGATTTTCCGCTGGCGTGTTCCGGCGCATTCAATCCCATCGGGCGCGTGCGCATCGTCGAGGCCGTGCAGTACTACTCACAACATATGAATCGCCACGACAAGGGCAAGCCGCTGTCCGGCTTTTCACTGGACGAAATCATAGGCCGTGGCGATGCCTTCAATGAGCGCATGCTGATGCATAGCATGCTGGCCGCCGGCAGTCTGGGGGTGCAAGGGGCGGCGCCGAAATATCTGCTGACCACCGACCATGCTGGTCTCTGGCATGCCGATGGGGCTCTGGCGGATCAGTACGCAGCTGCCCACTTTATCGTCAAGCGTCCGCGCGGAAAGACCGCCAGCGACGCTAAGGTATTGAAAAATGAAGCCGCGTACATGACTGTGGCGCGCGCTGTGGGCCTGCGCACCGAAGGCCAACTGCGCTACCAGGACGATACTTTGTTCATTCCCCGCTTTGACCGCCGTATCCGGGATGGAAAAGTGCTGCGACTCCATCAGGAAAGCGCCGCTTCGCTGGCAGGTATCGTTGGCTTTGAAGCCACGCCTAGCCAATTCGTGCTATTGCAGGCACTGCGCGCTGTCGTCAGCGACAAGACTGCGGAAACCATCGAATTTCTCAAACGCGATATCTTGAACCTGGCTATGCGCAATACCGATAATCACGCACGCAATACGGCGGTACAGCAAGTTGGTGCCGAGGTGCGCCTCACACCTCTGTTCGATTTTGCGCCGATGTACCTGGACCCGGATGGCATACCACGTGCGGCGCGCTGGTATCACCCGGACACCAAAAAGGAGCTGCATGACTGGACGACGATACTGGCGACGATCGGCATGCTGGACGTGGAGCGCCAGCAGATCCGCCTCGCGTTATACGGATTTGCCCAGCAACTGGCTGCGCTGGAACAGCATATGCAAGAGGCAGGCGTGGATGATGACATCATTGCTTTCCTCCGTCCACATATCGCCGGGCAGATCGAACAGCTCAAGGCATTGGGAGAGCACTGA
- the pcnB gene encoding polynucleotide adenylyltransferase PcnB, translating to MIKKLIRKILGVKKEAARDTTVATVLGPAQHGIDPKLVTSNAIRVTSSLQEAGFEAFVVGGAVRDLLLGVKPKDFDIATNATPEQVKRLFRRAFIIGKRFQIVHVMFGQDLLEVTTFRGAGADSAPKDEHGRVLRDNTFGLQHEDALRRDFTINAMYYNPATQEVLDYHGGVEDIRAQTLRMIGKPEERYREDPVRMLRVVRFAAKLKFTIEPHTAEPIAIMAPLINNVPAPRVFDEMLKLLMSGHALACLQQLRKEGLHHGLLPLLDVVLEQPLGAKFVTLALDATDARIAAGKTVSPGFLFASLLWHQVLEKWTAYRAAGESTIPALHLAADDVLDSQTEKLALQRKIGSDMRDIWSMQPRFERRVGKAPHKLLEHLRFRAGYDFLLLRCASGEIDTEIGEWWTAFYEGDEETREALLVSANAAPGAVKKKRPPRRSTRSKSGGTVTGSTGEQ from the coding sequence ATGATTAAAAAACTCATCCGCAAGATCCTCGGCGTTAAAAAAGAGGCAGCGCGCGACACCACGGTAGCCACCGTGCTCGGTCCCGCGCAACACGGAATCGATCCGAAACTGGTGACCTCGAACGCCATCCGCGTCACCAGCAGCCTGCAGGAAGCGGGCTTCGAAGCGTTCGTGGTGGGCGGCGCCGTGCGCGACTTGCTGCTGGGCGTCAAGCCCAAGGACTTCGACATCGCCACCAACGCGACGCCGGAACAGGTCAAGCGTTTGTTCCGCCGCGCCTTCATCATCGGCAAGCGCTTCCAGATCGTGCACGTGATGTTCGGCCAGGACTTGCTGGAAGTGACGACCTTCCGCGGCGCCGGCGCCGACTCGGCGCCGAAGGATGAACACGGCCGCGTACTGCGCGACAACACCTTCGGCCTGCAGCACGAAGACGCGCTGCGCCGCGACTTCACCATCAACGCCATGTACTACAACCCGGCCACGCAGGAAGTGCTGGACTACCACGGCGGCGTGGAAGATATCCGCGCGCAGACCCTGCGCATGATCGGCAAACCGGAAGAGCGCTACCGCGAAGACCCGGTGCGCATGCTGCGCGTGGTGCGTTTCGCCGCCAAGCTGAAATTCACCATCGAGCCGCACACGGCCGAACCGATCGCCATCATGGCGCCGCTGATCAACAATGTGCCGGCGCCGCGCGTGTTCGACGAAATGCTCAAATTGCTGATGAGCGGCCACGCGCTGGCCTGTCTGCAGCAGCTGCGCAAGGAAGGCCTGCATCATGGCCTGCTGCCGCTGCTCGACGTGGTGCTGGAACAGCCGCTGGGCGCGAAATTCGTCACCCTGGCGCTGGACGCCACCGACGCCCGCATCGCCGCCGGCAAGACGGTCTCGCCGGGCTTCTTGTTCGCCTCGCTGCTGTGGCACCAGGTGCTGGAAAAATGGACCGCCTACCGCGCCGCCGGAGAGTCCACCATCCCCGCGCTGCACCTGGCGGCCGACGACGTGCTCGATTCGCAGACGGAAAAACTGGCCCTGCAGCGCAAGATCGGTTCGGACATGCGCGACATCTGGTCGATGCAGCCGCGTTTCGAGCGCCGGGTCGGCAAGGCGCCGCACAAGCTGCTCGAGCACCTGCGCTTCCGCGCCGGCTACGACTTCCTGCTGCTGCGCTGCGCCTCGGGCGAGATCGACACCGAGATCGGCGAGTGGTGGACCGCGTTCTACGAAGGCGACGAAGAGACGCGCGAAGCGCTGCTGGTCAGCGCCAACGCCGCGCCCGGCGCCGTCAAGAAAAAACGCCCGCCGCGCCGCAGCACCCGCAGCAAGAGCGGTGGCACGGTCACCGGCAGCACTGGCGAGCAGTAA
- a CDS encoding helix-turn-helix domain-containing protein has product MARTKKTVDKEELRQRRAVLYEAIEAGAVTLQHAVKEMRAISRMTQAEFATHRGVSTKVIKEIESGKGNPTIQTLNRIGQFFGLEVAFVRTETLREKKIAPQSAGAISPQ; this is encoded by the coding sequence ATGGCGCGTACGAAAAAGACCGTTGACAAAGAAGAGTTGCGGCAGCGCAGGGCAGTGCTTTACGAAGCCATTGAAGCAGGAGCCGTCACACTACAGCACGCGGTCAAGGAAATGCGCGCCATCTCGCGCATGACGCAGGCAGAGTTTGCGACGCACCGGGGTGTGAGCACGAAGGTCATCAAGGAGATCGAGAGTGGCAAGGGCAATCCGACCATCCAGACGCTGAACCGTATCGGACAGTTCTTTGGCTTGGAGGTGGCCTTTGTACGGACAGAAACGCTGCGTGAAAAAAAAATCGCCCCGCAGAGTGCCGGGGCGATATCGCCTCAATAG
- a CDS encoding 6-phosphofructokinase, producing the protein MPSGKILVAQGGGPTAVINQSLVGVVLESRRFQHVTRVYGALHGVRGIINEDFVDLTQETSHNLELVAATPSSALGSTRDKPDIAYCQQIFQVLRAHEIEHFFYIGGNDSSDTVRIVSEEAHKAGYPLRCIHIPKTIDNDLVGSDHTPGFPSAARFVAQAFAGANLDNAALPGVYVGVVMGRHAGFLTAASALGKKFPDDGPHLIYVPERVFVLEQFLADVKAVYEKHGRCVIAVSEGIHDASGEAIASLLAKKTGSEVERDAHGNVQLSGTGALADLLCDEIKARLGIKRVRGDTFGYLQRSFIGCVSDVDQREAREVGEKAVQYAMWGDRDGSVAIKRTGYYSVDYELLPLTEVAGKTRTMEDEFISESGTDVTDAFRLYLRPLLGSKMPDAFRLRCAKVAKILQP; encoded by the coding sequence ATGCCGTCCGGAAAAATTCTTGTTGCGCAAGGTGGCGGCCCCACCGCCGTCATCAACCAGTCGCTGGTGGGCGTGGTGCTGGAATCGCGGCGCTTCCAGCACGTCACGCGCGTGTATGGCGCCCTGCACGGCGTGCGCGGCATCATCAATGAAGACTTCGTCGACCTGACGCAGGAAACCAGCCACAACCTGGAACTGGTGGCCGCCACGCCATCGTCGGCGCTCGGCTCCACGCGCGACAAGCCCGACATCGCCTACTGCCAGCAGATCTTCCAGGTGCTGCGCGCGCACGAGATCGAACACTTCTTTTATATCGGCGGCAATGACTCGTCCGACACGGTGCGCATCGTCAGCGAAGAGGCGCACAAGGCCGGCTATCCGCTGCGCTGCATCCATATCCCGAAGACCATCGACAACGACCTGGTCGGCAGCGACCATACGCCGGGCTTTCCGTCGGCCGCCCGTTTCGTGGCGCAGGCGTTTGCCGGCGCCAACCTCGACAACGCCGCCCTGCCCGGCGTGTATGTCGGCGTGGTGATGGGCCGCCATGCCGGCTTCCTGACGGCCGCCTCGGCCCTGGGCAAGAAGTTCCCGGACGACGGGCCGCACCTGATCTACGTACCGGAACGGGTGTTTGTGCTGGAACAGTTCCTGGCCGACGTCAAGGCCGTTTATGAAAAACATGGCCGCTGCGTGATCGCCGTCTCCGAAGGCATCCACGATGCGTCGGGCGAGGCGATCGCCAGCCTGCTGGCCAAAAAGACAGGCAGCGAAGTCGAACGCGACGCCCACGGCAATGTGCAATTGTCGGGCACCGGCGCGCTGGCCGACCTGCTGTGCGACGAGATCAAGGCCAGGCTGGGCATCAAGCGCGTGCGCGGCGATACCTTCGGCTATCTGCAGCGCTCGTTCATCGGCTGCGTGTCGGACGTCGACCAGCGCGAAGCGCGCGAGGTGGGGGAGAAGGCGGTGCAATACGCGATGTGGGGCGACCGCGACGGGTCGGTTGCCATCAAGCGCACCGGCTATTACTCGGTCGACTACGAACTGCTGCCCTTGACGGAGGTGGCGGGCAAGACGCGCACCATGGAAGACGAATTCATCAGTGAAAGCGGCACCGATGTGACGGACGCTTTTCGCCTGTACCTGCGCCCGCTGCTGGGCTCAAAGATGCCGGACGCGTTCCGGCTGCGCTGCGCAAAGGTGGCGAAGATCCTCCAGCCCTGA
- the purM gene encoding phosphoribosylformylglycinamidine cyclo-ligase has product MNQTSNVSLSYRDAGVDIDAGDALVEAIKPYAKRTMREGVMGGLGGFGAMFEISKKYKEPVLVSGTDGVGTKLRLAFELNRHDTVGIDLVAMSVNDILVQGAEPLFFLDYFACGKLDVAIATDVIKGIAQGCEQAGCALIGGETAEMPSMYPAGEYDLAGFAVGAVEKANIIDGTRIAPGDVVLGLASSGVHSNGYSLVRKIIEVAKPDLEGDFHGRKLADVLMQPTRIYVKPLLALMASMEVKGMVHITGGGLVENIPRVLQPGLVAELDSKAWTMPPLFTWLQQHGGVADAEMHRVFNCGIGMTVIVSADNAAAAIAQLQAAGETVYTIGTIRAQVGDEHQTIVI; this is encoded by the coding sequence ATGAACCAGACTTCTAATGTTTCCCTTTCCTACCGTGACGCTGGCGTCGATATCGACGCAGGCGACGCTCTAGTCGAAGCAATCAAGCCTTACGCCAAGCGCACCATGCGCGAAGGTGTGATGGGCGGCCTGGGCGGTTTTGGCGCCATGTTTGAAATCAGCAAGAAGTACAAGGAGCCGGTGCTGGTCTCGGGAACCGACGGCGTGGGCACGAAATTGCGCCTGGCGTTCGAACTGAACCGCCACGACACGGTCGGCATCGACCTGGTCGCCATGAGCGTCAACGATATCCTGGTGCAAGGCGCCGAGCCGCTGTTCTTCCTTGACTACTTCGCTTGCGGCAAGCTCGACGTGGCCATCGCCACCGACGTCATCAAGGGCATCGCCCAGGGTTGCGAACAAGCAGGCTGCGCGCTGATCGGCGGCGAAACGGCGGAAATGCCGAGCATGTACCCGGCCGGCGAATACGACCTGGCCGGTTTTGCCGTCGGCGCGGTGGAAAAAGCCAATATCATCGACGGCACCAGGATCGCTCCGGGCGACGTGGTACTGGGCCTGGCTTCGTCGGGCGTGCACTCGAACGGTTATTCGCTGGTGCGCAAGATCATCGAAGTGGCCAAGCCGGACCTGGAAGGCGACTTCCACGGCCGTAAACTCGCCGACGTGCTGATGCAGCCGACGCGCATCTACGTCAAGCCGCTGCTGGCGCTGATGGCCTCGATGGAAGTGAAGGGCATGGTCCACATCACCGGTGGCGGCCTGGTGGAAAACATTCCACGCGTGCTGCAGCCTGGCCTGGTTGCCGAGCTCGATTCGAAAGCGTGGACCATGCCACCGCTGTTCACCTGGCTGCAACAGCATGGCGGCGTGGCCGACGCTGAAATGCACCGCGTGTTCAACTGCGGCATCGGCATGACGGTGATCGTGTCGGCCGACAACGCCGCCGCCGCCATCGCGCAGCTGCAAGCGGCCGGCGAGACCGTCTACACCATCGGCACCATCCGTGCGCAAGTAGGCGACGAGCACCAGACCATCGTTATTTGA
- a CDS encoding ectonucleotide pyrophosphatase/phosphodiesterase, producing MFIKQLASALLPLCLLAAAGHAVARNPVILVSIDGFRADYLERGVSPTLNQLAAGGVRAEAMRPSFPSVTFPNHYTLVTGLRPDHHGLVDNTMLDPAIPGERFTLSNNAAVADRRWWDQAEPVWVTAERNGLRSATMFWPGSEAAIHGVRPSVAPRFDGKLPANDRVDRLLSWLDGPPDALPGFMTLYLDDVDHAGHTHGPDDEHTTQAVAHVDQALARLMQGLASRHLNPNLVIVSDHGMAPLSRERVIRMDALAPENSYRVTASGPYASFDAVPGQEAALDAALLRAHEHMQCWHKADIPARFVYGSNPRVPQYLCLGEPGWALVFNERGAARVKGGGHGYDNMAPEMRAMFIASGPAFKPGVVLPAFDNVDVYPLLMRLLELAPLPSDGEITPLLPALQQQ from the coding sequence ATGTTCATCAAACAACTCGCCAGCGCGCTGCTGCCATTGTGCCTGCTCGCTGCCGCCGGCCATGCCGTGGCCCGCAACCCTGTCATCCTGGTGTCGATCGATGGTTTTCGCGCCGATTACCTCGAGCGCGGCGTCTCGCCCACGCTGAACCAGCTGGCCGCCGGTGGCGTGCGCGCCGAGGCCATGCGCCCGTCTTTCCCCTCGGTCACTTTTCCGAACCACTACACGCTGGTGACAGGTTTGCGTCCCGATCATCACGGCCTGGTGGACAACACGATGCTGGACCCGGCCATACCGGGCGAGCGATTTACCTTGAGCAATAACGCAGCCGTCGCTGACCGCCGCTGGTGGGACCAGGCCGAGCCTGTCTGGGTAACGGCCGAACGCAACGGCCTCCGCAGCGCCACCATGTTCTGGCCCGGCTCGGAAGCGGCCATCCACGGCGTGCGTCCCAGCGTCGCGCCGCGCTTCGATGGCAAGCTGCCGGCCAATGACCGCGTCGACCGGTTGCTGTCCTGGCTCGACGGTCCGCCTGACGCCTTGCCGGGCTTTATGACCTTGTACCTGGACGATGTCGACCATGCCGGGCATACCCATGGCCCGGATGACGAGCACACGACGCAGGCGGTGGCGCACGTGGACCAGGCGCTGGCCCGCCTGATGCAAGGGCTGGCCAGCCGCCACCTGAACCCGAACCTGGTGATCGTGTCCGATCATGGCATGGCGCCCTTGAGCCGCGAGCGCGTGATACGCATGGATGCGCTGGCGCCGGAGAACAGTTATCGCGTTACGGCCAGCGGTCCGTACGCATCGTTCGATGCCGTGCCGGGACAGGAAGCGGCGCTCGATGCGGCCCTGCTGCGGGCGCACGAGCACATGCAGTGCTGGCACAAGGCCGATATTCCGGCGCGTTTCGTGTATGGCAGCAACCCGCGCGTGCCGCAGTATCTGTGCCTGGGCGAGCCGGGCTGGGCGCTGGTATTCAACGAGCGCGGCGCGGCCCGCGTGAAAGGCGGCGGCCATGGCTATGACAATATGGCGCCGGAAATGCGCGCCATGTTCATCGCCAGCGGCCCCGCGTTCAAGCCGGGCGTGGTGCTGCCGGCATTTGACAACGTCGACGTCTATCCATTGCTGATGCGTTTGCTGGAGTTGGCGCCGCTGCCGTCCGATGGCGAGATCACGCCCCTGCTGCCGGCCTTGCAGCAGCAGTGA
- a CDS encoding HAD family hydrolase has translation MNLALFDLDHTLLPIDSDHEWGEFLVRSGVVDATEFTRRNNGFFAQYQAGTLDAVEYLEFALGNLAQFPRARLDELHAQFMLEVVLPAIRPEVVALLKQHQDAGDLIAIVTATNQFVTKPIAAALGVEHLIAAMPEYDADGNVTGKLIGTPTLGAGKLTHTHAWLEKLGMELGQFERSYFYSDSHNDIPLLSVVTHPVATNPNAALTAHASLHGWPSLHLFND, from the coding sequence ATGAATCTGGCCCTGTTTGACCTCGACCATACCCTGCTGCCCATCGACTCCGATCACGAGTGGGGCGAATTTCTGGTACGCAGCGGCGTAGTGGACGCCACCGAATTCACCCGCCGCAACAACGGCTTTTTTGCCCAGTACCAGGCCGGCACCCTGGACGCGGTGGAATACCTGGAGTTCGCGCTCGGTAACCTGGCGCAGTTTCCCCGCGCCCGCCTGGACGAATTGCACGCGCAATTCATGCTGGAGGTGGTGCTGCCGGCGATTCGCCCCGAGGTCGTGGCGCTGCTGAAACAGCACCAGGATGCGGGCGACCTGATCGCCATCGTCACGGCCACCAACCAGTTCGTCACCAAGCCGATCGCCGCCGCCCTCGGCGTCGAGCACCTGATCGCCGCCATGCCCGAATACGATGCCGACGGCAATGTCACGGGTAAACTCATCGGCACGCCGACCCTGGGCGCCGGCAAGCTGACCCACACCCATGCCTGGCTGGAAAAGCTGGGCATGGAACTGGGCCAGTTCGAACGCAGCTATTTCTACAGCGATTCCCATAACGACATCCCCCTGTTGTCGGTCGTCACCCACCCGGTCGCGACCAACCCCAACGCCGCTTTGACCGCACACGCATCCCTCCACGGCTGGCCATCACTCCACTTATTCAATGATTAA
- the panB gene encoding 3-methyl-2-oxobutanoate hydroxymethyltransferase: MSAYLQGTDLAAKEKAGAPAPAPAPSKPVANKAVTIHALATLRAAGEKIAMLTCYDASFASLMDRCGVEILLIGDSLGMVCNGHNSTLPVTVAELAYHTASVARGSKSAMVMADLPFGAYGTPETAYANAVILMQAGAHMIKIEGGAWLADTVRFLTERGIPVCAHIGLTPQSVHQLGGYKVQGKSTESADQLKNDALALQNAGAAIVLMEAMPAQLGKEVTEMLTIPTIGIGAGPDCSGQVLVMHDMLGVFPGRKARFVRNFMEGAASIDDAVTGYVKAVKDGSFPAMEHCF; the protein is encoded by the coding sequence ATGTCCGCTTATTTGCAAGGAACCGATCTGGCCGCCAAAGAGAAGGCCGGTGCACCCGCGCCTGCCCCTGCGCCATCCAAGCCCGTCGCCAACAAGGCCGTGACCATCCATGCGCTCGCTACCCTGCGCGCCGCCGGCGAAAAGATCGCCATGCTGACCTGCTACGACGCCAGCTTCGCGTCGCTGATGGACCGCTGCGGCGTGGAGATCTTGCTGATCGGCGATTCGCTTGGCATGGTCTGCAACGGCCACAACTCGACGCTGCCGGTGACGGTGGCCGAACTGGCCTACCACACGGCATCGGTGGCGCGCGGCAGCAAGAGCGCGATGGTGATGGCCGACCTGCCGTTCGGCGCCTACGGCACGCCGGAGACCGCCTACGCCAACGCCGTGATCCTGATGCAGGCCGGCGCGCACATGATCAAGATCGAAGGCGGCGCCTGGCTGGCCGACACGGTAAGATTCCTGACCGAACGCGGCATTCCCGTCTGCGCCCATATCGGCCTGACGCCGCAATCGGTGCACCAGCTGGGCGGCTATAAAGTGCAGGGCAAGAGCACCGAAAGCGCCGACCAGCTGAAGAACGACGCGCTGGCGCTGCAAAACGCGGGCGCGGCCATCGTGCTGATGGAAGCGATGCCGGCCCAGCTGGGCAAGGAAGTGACCGAGATGCTGACGATCCCGACCATCGGCATCGGCGCCGGCCCCGACTGCTCGGGCCAGGTGCTGGTCATGCACGATATGCTGGGCGTGTTCCCGGGCCGCAAGGCACGCTTCGTGCGCAACTTCATGGAAGGCGCGGCCAGCATCGACGACGCCGTCACCGGCTATGTGAAAGCCGTCAAGGATGGCAGTTTTCCGGCGATGGAACACTGTTTCTGA
- the hda gene encoding DnaA regulatory inactivator Hda: MKQLVLDLGTDQAHSLDTFEVGQNAEVAQLMRQFAARTSREHFAYLWGELAAGKSHLLKALASTERARYISPFSIESEFVYSPEVDLYLLDDCEKLSPLAQIDAFALFNEIRANKAYMVCSGAVPPAVLPVREDLRTRMGWGLIYQIHGLTDDEKIAALTQAATTRGLTLSPGVLPYLLSHFRRDMRSLSTMLDSLDLYSLETQRPITLPLLRELLQAEAKE; this comes from the coding sequence ATGAAACAACTGGTGCTCGATCTAGGCACAGACCAGGCGCACAGCCTCGATACCTTCGAGGTGGGACAGAATGCCGAAGTGGCGCAGCTGATGCGCCAGTTCGCCGCGCGCACGTCGCGCGAACATTTTGCCTACCTGTGGGGCGAGCTGGCCGCCGGCAAGAGCCATCTGCTCAAGGCCCTGGCCAGCACCGAGCGCGCGCGCTATATTTCGCCGTTTTCGATCGAGTCCGAATTCGTGTATTCGCCCGAGGTCGACCTGTATCTGCTCGACGACTGCGAGAAACTGTCGCCGCTGGCGCAGATCGACGCATTTGCCCTGTTCAATGAAATCCGCGCCAACAAGGCTTATATGGTGTGCAGCGGCGCCGTGCCGCCGGCCGTGCTGCCGGTGCGCGAAGACTTGCGCACGCGCATGGGCTGGGGTCTGATCTACCAGATCCACGGCCTGACCGACGATGAAAAAATCGCCGCCCTGACCCAGGCGGCCACCACCCGCGGCTTGACCTTGTCGCCGGGCGTGTTACCCTATCTGCTGTCCCATTTCCGGCGCGACATGCGTTCGCTGTCGACGATGCTGGACTCACTCGACCTCTACTCCCTTGAAACCCAACGCCCGATCACCTTGCCCTTGTTGCGCGAGTTGTTGCAGGCGGAAGCGAAAGAATGA